Proteins from a single region of Gambusia affinis linkage group LG12, SWU_Gaff_1.0, whole genome shotgun sequence:
- the LOC122841711 gene encoding E3 ubiquitin-protein ligase TRIM21-like → MKKEDILNTLKKLGQKEFDELKWFLEQPETLPELPAISKQHLEGANVLRVVDLMVQTYTLDRCREVFFTILKKINRNDLRLGLLKDWMRKTEAEVQEMIQERRLKIQEIRESVKISKDAADREKAEGVQVFRALIESAERGLKELLKEIQDKQETTEKQAEDFIRDLEQEISELKKRSSEVKQLSQDEDHLHLLQSFSSLKDAPPTKTWTEVRVHPPSYEETVVKALALFEQNKEKILELKRIQQFAVDVTLDPDTAHPNLILSDDGKQVKLGDERKNLPDNPERFSYCVNVLGQQSFSSGRFYFEVQVKGKTNWDLGVARESINRKGKINLNPQNGFWTVVLRNGNEYLAFADSSVRLHLHPGPQKVGVFVDYQEGLVSFYDVDAAALIYSFTGCCFKEKLYPYFSPFLNQGGTNSAPLIICPVNQAGC, encoded by the coding sequence ATGAAGAAAGAAGACATCTTGAACACTTTGAAAAAATTGGGTCAGAAAGAGTTTGATGAACTCAAGTGGTTCCTGGAGCAACCTGAGACTCTTCCTGAACTCCCAGCAATCAGTAAACAACACCTGGAAGGAGCAAATGTTCTCAGGGTGGTGGACCTGATGGTGCAGACATACACACTTGATCGGTGCAGGGAGGTGTTCttcacaattttaaagaaaattaacagaaatgatCTGCGGCTCGGATTATTAAAAGATTGGATGAGGAAGACGGAGGCTGAAGTTCAGGAGATGATCCAGGAGAGACGACTGAAGATCCAGGAGATCAGAGAGTCGGTGAAGATCAGTAAAGATgctgcagacagagagaaagcagaAGGTGTTCAGGTCTTCAGGGCTCTGATAGAGTCTGCTGAGAGAGGCCTGAAGGAGCTCCTCAAGGAGATCcaagacaaacaggaaactacagagaaacaggCTGAAGACTTCATCAGAGATCTGGAACAGGAGATCTCTGAGCTGAAGAAGAGGAGCTCTGAGGTGAAGCAGCTCTCACAGGATGAAGatcacctccacctcctccagagCTTCTCCTCCCTGAAAGATGCTCCACCCACCAAGACCTGgacagaggtcagagttcatccaCCATCATATGAGGAGACTGTGGTGAAAGCTCTGGCTCTGTTTGAGCAGAACAAGGAGAAGATATTGGAGCTGAAGAGGATCCAGCAGTTTGCAGTGGATGTGACTCTGGATCCTGATACAGCTCATCCTAACCTCATCCTGTCTGATGATGGAAAACAGGTGAAACTTGGAGATGAGAGGAAGAATCTTCCAGACAATCCAGAGAGATTTTCTTATTGTGTTAATGTTTTAGGACAGCAGAGTTTCTCTTCAGGCAGATTTTACTTTGAGGTTCAGGTTAAAGGAAAGACTAACTGGGATTTAGGAGTGGCCAGAGAATCCATCAACAGGAAGGGAAAAATCAACCTGAATCCTCAGAACGGTTTCTGGACTGTTGTGTTGAGAAATGGAAATGAGTACTTGGCTTTTGCTGACTCTTCAGTCCGTCTCCATCTCCATCCTGGTCCTCAGAAGGTGGGGGTGTTTGTGGATTATCAGGAGGGTCTGGTCTCCTTTTATGATGTAGATGCTGCAGCTCTGATCTACTCCTTTACTGGCTGCTGCTTCAAGGAGAAACTCTACCCATACTTCAGTCCTTTTCTTAATCAAGGTGGTACAAACTCTGCTCCTCTGATCATCTGTCCTGTTAATCAGGCTGGTTGTTGA
- the ptmab gene encoding prothymosin alpha-B, which yields MADTQVDSGSDISAKDLKEKKLAEEKENGKDAATNGKENEENGEPEVDEEEVDEEEEEEEEDDGEGDEEDEEDDEDEIEGGTKRAAEDDDEDDEDDVETKKQKTDD from the exons ATGGCGGACACGCAGGTGGACTCTGGCTCGGATATCTCTGCCAAG gacctgaaggagaagaagctggcagaggagaaggagaacGGCAAGGATGCTGCCACCAACGGGAAG GAGAACGAGGAGAACGGCGAGCCTGAGGTagatgaggaggaggtggatgaggaggaagaggaagaagaggaggacgacGGAGAAG gagatgaggaggacgaggaagatgatgaagacGAGATCGAGGGCGGCACAAAACGGGCAGCTGAGGACGACGACGAGGACGACGAG GACGACGTCGAAACCAAGAAGCAGAAAACCGACGATTGA